In the Desulfosporosinus acidiphilus SJ4 genome, GCTGAACTAGAAGCAAGCAAAGTTAATTCTGAGATTGAGGATGAGTTAGCTCGACTTAAAGCAGGAAATAAAATTGAGTTAAATAAGAATTAGGTCTATTAAAATAATAGATAGTCATTACAAGTTTTCTAAAGAGACGCTTAGGATTGGTGATTGGCATGAATTCTTGGATAAAACGCATAGCGATCATTCTAACGACTCTCGTTCTCTTGGGAAGTCAAGTTTCAATGGTCTTAGCCCGTGGCGGCGGAGGTCTGGGCGGAAGCTTGGGTGATAGCTTGGGAGGAAGTTTTAGCGGGGGGTCTTTTTCTGGAGGCGGCTATTTGGGAGGTGGAGGACTCGGCGGGTTCTTTCCGATTCCTTTCTTCTTCGGGGGGTATGGGGGATCGGGGGGAGTATTTTTCCTCGTTATTCTGTATATTGCGTGGCGATTCTACAATGCAAGCCAAAATAGTGGAAGGTGGGGCCGTAATGATCGTTTCCCTTCGATGACGAGTTCCAGATCTGTAAATAATGATGGCTATACAAGGGAGACACCGGTAGATTTAAATGGCCGGTCGTTTTCAAATTCGGAAAATCTTCAACGCTTTGGTAAAGCGATAAACTATACACGCGAGAACATGCGTTATTTGGCAGAAACCTTCCCTCGTTGGGATCGGGATTTTCTTATCGGAAGGGTTCGCCAGGTTTTCTTTTGGCTGCAAGATGGCTGGAGCCGACAGGATCTTTCGCCAGCGGAAGAGTATCTAGTAACTACGTTGAACAATAAATACCAAACAGATCTTAAAGCCATGAAAGCTCGTGGAGAGCGGAATATAAACAAGGAACCTATTTTGAACACCTGGGATATTGAGTTTATCTATAGTCATCTAGATGAGGAATCACAATATTTTATTGCCATGGTTTCCGCGAGTTTAATCGATTATACAGTAGATAACTCAGGAAAACTGATATCCGGAAACGATAATCATAGACTTTATTTTACGGAATTCTGGAAGTTTGTATGGCAGGATGAGAAGTGGTTATTGGCAAGTATTTATCAGGAAGACGCATTGGAAATAGTTAAAATTGCTCGCGGAATAGAAGATTAGAAATGTTAAAGTTTAGGCAAATCTATAATTATTTAAGAGCCTGTTTTCTGATTGTTTAGAAAACAGGCTCTTTAGTATTAGCGATTAATTATTTAGGGATCAGCAAAAAAGACAATCCCCATTGTAAAGATATATATAAAAAGAGAACTTCAAGAGTTACCAAAATTCTTGGGGCATCATTCATGGGGGAGAAATCTCCCATGCAGGGCTTAGGAGAGTTGATGTCTCCCTTCCCTTCTTCGATAAATAGTGAACTTATAGGGCGCTGATGGGGCGGATACCAAATATGTGGAGGGTAACGACCTTTTAAATTATCCTTCTGACCCATAGTATAGACAATGTGACTCGGACATTTTCATCAATGTGTTTTCTATCGAGCCGATTTGGCAACTCAAGGCACGTTGGAGTTACTTCATTGCTAATGTCTTAATTGCCTTCTGGCGGAGGAATTACAACGAACTAATACAAATGTGCAAAAAATAACCTAGCAGATAAGTTTAAACTGCCCCATGTCAAGGGGAGTATACTTGTTCTGCTAGGTTTATAATTAGTCATTGTGAATTCATAATGCTTAATATTAATTCGAATTGAGGCTAAACTCAAAAACTACTTGAGCATCGTACAATCCTTCCATTATTTTGCGAATATTTGATTTCCGATTTGTGTAGTCTCTGGTTGTGACCAAAGGAATTTATTGGTCGTTTTGGCTGGATTGAAAAAATATAGTGCTCCTCCAGTAGGGTCCACACCGCTTTCCGCCTCTTTTGCAGCACTTATAGCAGATGCTGATGGAGTCAAATTGATTTGTCCGTCACTTACACTTGTAAAGGCTCCAGGTTGATAGATAACACCCGCGATAGTATTAGGAAATACAGGGTCAGCTACCCGATTGA is a window encoding:
- a CDS encoding TIM44-like domain-containing protein — translated: MNSWIKRIAIILTTLVLLGSQVSMVLARGGGGLGGSLGDSLGGSFSGGSFSGGGYLGGGGLGGFFPIPFFFGGYGGSGGVFFLVILYIAWRFYNASQNSGRWGRNDRFPSMTSSRSVNNDGYTRETPVDLNGRSFSNSENLQRFGKAINYTRENMRYLAETFPRWDRDFLIGRVRQVFFWLQDGWSRQDLSPAEEYLVTTLNNKYQTDLKAMKARGERNINKEPILNTWDIEFIYSHLDEESQYFIAMVSASLIDYTVDNSGKLISGNDNHRLYFTEFWKFVWQDEKWLLASIYQEDALEIVKIARGIED